Genomic segment of Planctomycetota bacterium:
GATCGACGCGGTCCGGCGCTCCGGGTGCGAAATCGTCGCGTCCGGCAATCCCGGATGCATTCTTCAGCTCCGATCCGGCTTGCGGGAGGCCGGCCTTCGGGTTAAGGTGGTCCATCCCGTGGAGCTTCTGGCGGAATCCTACGCCAGAGCCGAAGGAGAACGCCTATGAGCGCCCCCTATCCGCCCTTCCGTCCTCCCGAGCGGCTCCTCCTGGGGCCGGGCCCGAGCCCGGTGGATCCCCGCATTCTCGAGGCCTTCAACCGCCCGACGCTGGGGCACCTCGATCCGGCGTTTCTCGGGCTCATGGACCAGGTGCGGGACATGCTCCGCCGCGTGTTCCGGACGAAGAACGAGCTGACGTTCGCCGTCTCGGGCACGGGCACGGCGGGGATGGAGACGTGCCTGGTGAACCTGATCGAGCCGGGCGACGAAGTGCTCGTTCTCGTCCAGGGCTACTTCGGGCTTCGGATGGCCGATATCGCCGCCCGCTGCGGCGGGAAGGTGAAGACGCTCGAGGCCCGGTGGGGCGAGGGCTTCTCGCCCGACGCGGTCGAGGCGGCGCTCCGGGGGATGAAGCCGAAGGTCGTGGCCTTCGTCCACGCGGAGACCTCGACGGGGTACCGGCAGGACGTGCCGGAGATCGTGGAGGTCGCGCACCGGCACGGGGCGCTGGCGGTCGTGGACGCCGTAACCTCGCTCGGCGGAATTCCGGTCGAGACGGACGCCTGGGGAATCGACGCCGTCTACAGCGGCACGCAGAAGTGCCTCGGGGGTCCTCCGGGCCTGGCGCCGGTGTCCTTCAGTCCGCGCGCGGTCGAGGCCATGGAGCGCCGCCGCGCCAAGTG
This window contains:
- a CDS encoding alanine--glyoxylate aminotransferase family protein, which encodes MSAPYPPFRPPERLLLGPGPSPVDPRILEAFNRPTLGHLDPAFLGLMDQVRDMLRRVFRTKNELTFAVSGTGTAGMETCLVNLIEPGDEVLVLVQGYFGLRMADIAARCGGKVKTLEARWGEGFSPDAVEAALRGMKPKVVAFVHAETSTGYRQDVPEIVEVAHRHGALAVVDAVTSLGGIPVETDAWGIDAVYSGTQKCLGGPPGLAPVSFSPRAVEAMERRRAKCVSWYLDMTLVRNYWGGNRAYHHTAPINNVYGLHESLRIVLEEGLENRWKRHEEAHQRFARGAERLGLEFQVKEGRRLPQLNAIRIPAGADDKTVRRRLLEEHGIEIGGGLGELAGKVWRVGLMGYGARPEVVDRALEAFARVLGK